Proteins encoded within one genomic window of Streptomyces sp. NBC_01314:
- a CDS encoding sacsin N-terminal ATP-binding-like domain-containing protein, which translates to MSKFVRPAAEGADPFGTARLRRGVLDAWATSPARFREDANAEEDLVLGGYRDRLVVELAQNAADAAARAKVPGRLRLTLRDGVLVAANTGAPLDAGGVESLSTLRASAKRDLHDGAVGRYGVGFAAVLAVTDEPAVVGRHGGIRWSLAEARMLAADTARHSPGLGDEVRRRDGHVPLLRLPFAAEGTAPDTYDTVVILPLRDTAAADLAERLLHAVDDALLLALPGLDEVVIEIGAGEVRTLRRRVEEAYVVVEDSRDGVTRWRTVAEHGVVEGALLADRPVEERLRPHWSVTWAVPTGPDGAPVRPRTSAVVHAPTPSDEALGVPALLIASFPLDTTRRHAAAGPLTDFLVQRAADAYAGLLAAWEPVAEGIIDLVPGPLGKGELDGALRGAILERLPRTAFLPRAVAPEPDDDLPAALRPRDAEVVEGAGDETVRVLADVLPNLLPAGLERRAELRTLGVARLPLGDTIDRLAGLEKAPDWWRRLYDSLAGVDPDRLSGLPVPLADGRTTIGPRQVLLPAADGPQTASETLARLGLKVAHPDAVHPLLEKLGALPATPRAVLTTPQVRAAVAASLDDEGGAWDEEDGRPDADELADLVLALARDAALDPGDEPWLAALALTDEDGELAPAGELVLPGSPFARVVREDELAFVDAELADRWGEQPLAACGVLANFALVRATDVVLDPDELEPRDGDFAEPDDAGLLDAVDVWSEDILDRFPDSPVPPVATEIVAVRDLELVDEDRWPEALALLAQPPLRDALVQPVRILLPDGTHEAVRPYTAWWLRGHPVLDGRRPAGLLAAGGDPLLHGLYDEADATGFDDEQVLRALGVRTSVAALLDEPGGAAELLDRLADPDLPVAAAQLHGLYGALADLDPEQVTLPDELRAVVDGEVTVVDAADAVVVDSPDLLPFTSGMPLLPVRPSRAAELAELFQVRRLSESVTGEVDSQGTEHDVPEPVRVLLGSRTPESYFEHEELVVDGVELDWRRTRDGVLHAATLEGVAAGLAWAAGQWPRRFEVAALLEDPSRTAELARDRWFD; encoded by the coding sequence GTGAGCAAGTTCGTGCGGCCGGCGGCAGAGGGTGCGGACCCGTTCGGGACGGCTCGGCTGCGGCGGGGGGTGCTCGACGCCTGGGCCACCAGTCCGGCCCGTTTCCGTGAGGATGCCAACGCCGAGGAGGATCTCGTCCTCGGCGGCTACCGGGACCGCCTCGTCGTGGAGCTGGCGCAGAACGCCGCCGACGCCGCGGCGCGGGCCAAGGTGCCGGGGCGGCTGCGGCTGACCCTCCGCGACGGCGTCCTCGTCGCCGCCAACACCGGCGCCCCGCTCGACGCGGGCGGCGTCGAGTCGCTGTCCACGCTCCGCGCGTCCGCGAAGCGGGACCTCCACGACGGTGCCGTGGGCCGTTACGGTGTCGGTTTCGCCGCCGTGCTCGCCGTCACCGACGAGCCCGCCGTCGTCGGCCGGCACGGCGGTATCCGCTGGTCGCTCGCCGAGGCCCGGATGCTCGCCGCCGACACCGCCCGGCACAGCCCGGGGCTGGGCGACGAGGTCCGTCGGCGTGACGGGCATGTGCCGCTGCTACGGCTGCCGTTCGCGGCCGAGGGGACCGCCCCGGACACGTACGACACCGTCGTCATCCTGCCGCTGCGCGACACCGCCGCCGCCGATCTCGCCGAGCGGCTGCTGCACGCGGTCGACGACGCGCTGCTCCTCGCCCTGCCCGGCCTCGACGAGGTCGTCATCGAGATCGGCGCCGGTGAGGTACGGACGCTGCGGCGGCGCGTGGAGGAGGCGTACGTCGTCGTCGAGGACTCGCGGGACGGGGTCACGCGCTGGCGCACCGTCGCCGAGCACGGCGTGGTCGAGGGCGCGCTGCTCGCCGACCGGCCCGTCGAGGAGCGGCTGCGGCCGCACTGGTCCGTCACCTGGGCGGTGCCCACGGGGCCCGACGGCGCGCCGGTCCGGCCGCGTACCAGCGCCGTCGTGCACGCCCCCACACCCAGCGACGAGGCGCTCGGCGTACCCGCGCTGCTCATCGCCTCCTTCCCCCTGGACACGACCCGGCGGCACGCCGCGGCCGGGCCGCTCACCGACTTCCTCGTGCAGCGCGCGGCGGACGCGTACGCGGGACTCCTCGCCGCCTGGGAGCCGGTCGCCGAGGGGATCATCGACCTCGTGCCCGGCCCGCTGGGCAAGGGTGAGCTGGACGGCGCCCTGCGCGGGGCGATCCTCGAACGGCTGCCGCGGACCGCCTTCCTGCCGCGCGCGGTCGCGCCCGAGCCCGACGACGACCTGCCCGCGGCCCTCCGCCCCCGGGACGCGGAGGTCGTCGAGGGAGCCGGGGACGAGACCGTGCGGGTGCTCGCCGACGTCCTGCCCAACCTGCTGCCCGCCGGGCTCGAACGGCGCGCGGAACTACGCACGTTGGGCGTCGCGCGCCTGCCGCTGGGCGACACGATCGACCGGCTCGCGGGCCTGGAGAAGGCGCCCGACTGGTGGCGGCGGCTGTACGACAGCCTCGCCGGTGTCGACCCGGACCGGCTGTCCGGGCTGCCGGTGCCACTCGCGGACGGGCGGACCACCATCGGGCCGCGTCAGGTGCTCCTGCCGGCCGCCGACGGGCCGCAGACGGCCTCCGAGACCCTCGCCCGCCTGGGACTGAAGGTCGCCCACCCGGACGCCGTGCATCCGCTTCTGGAGAAGCTGGGCGCCCTGCCCGCGACCCCGCGTGCCGTGCTCACCACCCCGCAGGTACGGGCCGCCGTCGCCGCGTCCCTGGACGACGAGGGCGGCGCCTGGGACGAGGAGGACGGCCGGCCGGACGCCGACGAACTCGCCGACCTCGTCCTCGCTCTGGCCCGCGACGCCGCCCTCGACCCCGGCGACGAACCCTGGCTCGCCGCCCTCGCCCTGACCGACGAGGACGGCGAACTGGCGCCCGCCGGTGAACTCGTCCTCCCCGGCAGCCCTTTCGCCCGGGTCGTCCGTGAGGACGAACTCGCCTTCGTGGACGCCGAGCTGGCCGACCGCTGGGGGGAACAGCCCCTGGCCGCCTGCGGGGTGCTGGCCAACTTCGCCCTGGTCCGAGCCACCGACGTCGTCCTCGACCCGGACGAACTGGAGCCGCGCGACGGGGACTTCGCCGAACCCGACGACGCCGGGTTGCTCGACGCGGTGGACGTGTGGTCCGAGGACATCCTCGACCGGTTCCCGGACAGCCCCGTGCCGCCCGTCGCGACGGAGATCGTGGCCGTGCGCGACCTGGAGCTCGTCGACGAGGACCGCTGGCCGGAGGCGCTCGCCCTGCTCGCCCAGCCGCCCCTGCGCGACGCCCTCGTCCAGCCGGTACGCATCCTGCTCCCGGACGGCACGCACGAGGCCGTACGCCCCTACACCGCCTGGTGGCTGCGCGGGCACCCGGTCCTCGACGGCCGCCGCCCGGCAGGCCTGCTCGCGGCCGGCGGGGACCCGCTGCTGCACGGCCTGTACGACGAGGCCGACGCCACCGGCTTCGACGACGAGCAGGTTCTGCGGGCGCTGGGCGTCCGTACCTCGGTGGCCGCGCTGCTGGACGAGCCGGGCGGCGCCGCCGAGCTGCTGGACCGCCTGGCCGACCCGGACCTGCCCGTGGCCGCCGCGCAACTGCACGGCCTGTACGGCGCGTTGGCCGACCTCGACCCCGAACAGGTGACCCTGCCGGACGAGTTGCGCGCGGTGGTGGACGGTGAGGTGACCGTCGTGGACGCGGCCGACGCCGTCGTCGTCGACTCCCCCGACCTGCTGCCCTTCACCTCCGGGATGCCCCTGCTCCCGGTACGGCCGTCAAGGGCCGCCGAGCTGGCCGAGCTGTTCCAGGTGCGGCGGCTCAGCGAATCGGTGACCGGGGAGGTGGACTCGCAGGGTACGGAACACGACGTACCGGAGCCGGTACGGGTCCTGCTCGGCTCCCGGACGCCCGAGAGCTACTTCGAGCACGAGGAACTGGTCGTCGACGGCGTCGAGCTGGACTGGCGGCGCACCCGCGACGGAGTGCTGCACGCCGCCACGCTGGAGGGGGTCGCGGCCGGTCTCGCCTGGGCGGCGGGACAGTGGCCGCGCCGCTTCGAGGTGGCCGCGCTGCTCGAAGACCCGTCCCGGACGGCGGAGTTGGCGCGGGACCGCTGGTTCGACTGA
- a CDS encoding amidase domain-containing protein — protein sequence MLEITTGYLQERADVITSDTAPKVRKAFASSAESRITAALAAKMAREAAALAQLRRGLEAENGGYARAEVQVTPVSTTVNGDQATVEVTEDARLYYPTVPVGDPEFEEYSVPHTMTFTKGFDGGWLLNSDKIHEDLTGPGPVTQLTEPHSVTASDAEDEGQIETGSSTERTSETEGDKPLDTDAQTAPTAARAASARYNYSNMVGYANKHWKRANTNYRTYGSDCTNFISQAMTAGGWNTTSGGFLERKDSDKWFYGSFESTTSYTWAGAENWYWFAKKHSKRTKPLNNVWKLVSSDVLQADWKRDGIIDHTMIVTKRGKKGEIYLTYHTPSKHNVKLSTLLRKYPNASWYAHRT from the coding sequence ATGCTGGAAATCACGACTGGCTACCTGCAAGAACGCGCCGACGTCATAACTTCCGATACGGCTCCAAAGGTGAGGAAGGCGTTCGCCTCGTCTGCAGAGTCAAGGATCACTGCCGCACTTGCGGCAAAAATGGCAAGAGAGGCTGCGGCGCTCGCGCAATTGCGAAGAGGGCTCGAAGCAGAAAACGGCGGTTACGCTCGCGCAGAGGTTCAGGTCACACCGGTATCAACCACCGTGAACGGTGATCAGGCAACCGTCGAAGTCACGGAGGATGCACGGCTCTATTACCCGACCGTGCCCGTCGGCGACCCCGAGTTCGAGGAGTATTCCGTACCTCACACCATGACCTTCACCAAGGGGTTCGACGGAGGCTGGCTCCTCAACAGCGACAAGATCCATGAAGACCTCACGGGACCTGGCCCGGTAACACAACTCACGGAACCGCACAGTGTCACGGCTTCCGACGCCGAGGACGAGGGTCAGATAGAGACCGGAAGCAGCACCGAGCGGACCTCCGAAACCGAGGGCGATAAGCCACTGGACACTGACGCCCAAACGGCCCCCACTGCCGCAAGAGCAGCAAGCGCCCGCTACAACTACAGCAATATGGTGGGTTACGCAAATAAGCACTGGAAGCGCGCGAACACGAACTATCGAACCTACGGCAGCGACTGCACAAACTTCATATCGCAGGCCATGACCGCCGGCGGCTGGAATACCACGTCCGGCGGTTTCCTCGAACGCAAAGACAGTGATAAATGGTTCTACGGCTCATTCGAGTCGACCACGAGTTACACGTGGGCCGGAGCAGAGAATTGGTACTGGTTCGCCAAAAAACACTCAAAGCGAACGAAGCCACTCAATAACGTTTGGAAGCTTGTTTCATCCGACGTTCTCCAGGCCGACTGGAAGCGGGACGGGATCATCGATCACACGATGATCGTCACCAAACGCGGAAAAAAGGGAGAAATCTACCTCACATACCACACTCCGAGCAAGCACAACGTAAAGTTGAGTACGCTGCTGAGAAAGTACCCCAATGCATCATGGTACGCACACCGCACGTGA
- a CDS encoding calcium-binding protein, protein MRKRATLGVAVTGALALTALAAPAAQADDHFGDTRISNVSVNGGKAVVIGAKAKKTVTLKFTVTDNSGHRTASAYLYRGKTIETADAIVASTKDPITCKKVTSSKSNCSASFTIRPGYEAINSVAGTWKTTVLAQAKDYDYVIKDNVKSFKVLRASQLTGANAAPEPVAKGATITVTSKLTRANWNTNVNGALSGQPVQLQFKKSGTSTYKAVKTVNSASTGDVSATVKASADGTYRYVFAGTSTTAGSTATGDTIDVQ, encoded by the coding sequence TTGCGTAAGCGTGCCACTCTGGGCGTTGCCGTCACCGGCGCCCTGGCTCTGACCGCCCTCGCCGCTCCGGCCGCGCAGGCTGACGACCACTTCGGCGACACCAGGATCAGTAATGTCTCCGTCAACGGAGGCAAGGCCGTCGTCATCGGCGCGAAGGCCAAGAAGACGGTCACGCTCAAGTTCACCGTCACCGACAACTCCGGTCACCGGACGGCCAGCGCGTACCTGTACCGCGGCAAGACCATCGAGACCGCCGACGCCATTGTCGCGTCCACCAAGGACCCGATCACCTGCAAGAAGGTGACCTCGTCCAAGTCGAACTGCTCGGCGAGCTTCACCATCAGGCCGGGGTACGAGGCCATCAACTCCGTCGCCGGTACGTGGAAGACCACGGTGCTCGCCCAGGCCAAGGACTACGACTACGTCATCAAGGACAACGTCAAGTCCTTCAAGGTCCTGCGCGCCAGCCAGCTCACGGGCGCCAACGCCGCCCCGGAGCCGGTGGCCAAGGGTGCGACGATCACCGTCACCAGCAAGCTGACCCGCGCCAACTGGAACACCAATGTGAACGGTGCTCTCAGCGGCCAGCCGGTGCAGCTCCAGTTCAAGAAGAGTGGCACGTCCACCTACAAGGCGGTCAAGACCGTCAACTCGGCCTCCACGGGCGATGTGTCCGCCACGGTGAAGGCGAGCGCCGACGGTACGTACCGCTACGTGTTCGCGGGCACCTCGACCACGGCGGGCTCGACCGCCACGGGCGACACCATCGACGTGCAGTAA
- a CDS encoding HAD-IC family P-type ATPase, whose protein sequence is MTHIDAGTELDPVHPTAPAATRTGRARGLTAAEVAGRVARGEVNDVPVRSSRSMVEIVRANVFTRFNAIIGVLWLIMLFVAPFQDSLFGYVILANTGIGIIQEWRAKKTLDSLAVIGEARPTVRRDGVAAPVGTSDIVLGDIIEIGPGDKIVVDGECVETDGLEIDESLLTGEADPVVKQPGDQVMSGSFVVAGGGAFTATKVGREAYAAQLAEEASRFTLVHSELRSGISTILKYVTWMMIPTAIGLIISQLIVKENDFKDSVARTVGGIVPMVPEGLVLLTSVAFAIGVIRLGRKQCLVQELPAIEGLARVDTVCLDKTGTLTEGGMDVTELRPLDGVDEAYVRRVLGALGEADPRPNASLQAVIDAYPDSEDWRCTESLPFSSARKYSGASFSESDGESSTWLLGAPDVLLPEDAPALTATDRLNEEGLRVLLLARVTRELDDPEVTRGAHPTALVVLEQRLRPDAADTLRYFEEQSVRAKVISGDNAVSVGAVAGKLGLAGEVVDARRLPAERDGMAEALDSGTVFGRVTPQQKRDMVGALQSRGHTVAMTGDGVNDVLALKDADIGVAMGSGSEATRAVAQIVLLNNSFATLPSVVAEGRRVIGNITRVATLFLVKTVYSVLLAVLVVCWQVEYPFLPRHLTLLSTLTIGVPAFFLALAPNKERARPHFVRRVMRYAIPGGVLAAVATFATYLIARHHYAGEGALEAETSVATLTLFLISMWVLAIIARPYTWWRLGLVATMGACFLVVLAVPWLQDFFALRLVGTTMPWIAVAIAAGAAAALELLWRWVDRRFPA, encoded by the coding sequence ATGACGCACATCGACGCGGGTACCGAACTCGATCCTGTGCACCCCACCGCCCCGGCCGCGACACGCACGGGGCGGGCGCGTGGTCTGACGGCCGCCGAGGTGGCCGGTCGGGTGGCCCGCGGCGAGGTGAACGACGTACCCGTGCGGAGCAGCCGCTCCATGGTGGAGATCGTCCGCGCGAACGTCTTCACCCGGTTCAACGCGATCATCGGCGTGCTCTGGCTGATCATGCTGTTCGTGGCGCCGTTCCAGGACAGCCTCTTCGGCTATGTGATCCTCGCCAACACGGGCATCGGCATCATCCAGGAGTGGCGGGCGAAGAAGACCCTCGACTCCCTCGCGGTGATCGGCGAGGCGAGGCCGACGGTCCGGCGGGACGGGGTCGCCGCGCCGGTCGGCACCTCCGACATCGTCCTCGGGGACATCATCGAGATCGGCCCCGGCGACAAGATCGTCGTCGACGGCGAGTGCGTCGAGACCGACGGCCTGGAGATCGACGAGTCACTGCTCACCGGCGAGGCCGACCCGGTCGTCAAACAGCCCGGGGACCAGGTGATGTCCGGCAGTTTCGTGGTCGCCGGCGGCGGGGCGTTCACCGCGACGAAGGTGGGCCGGGAGGCGTACGCGGCCCAGCTGGCGGAGGAGGCGAGCCGTTTCACCCTCGTCCACTCCGAGCTGCGCTCCGGCATCTCCACGATCCTCAAGTACGTCACGTGGATGATGATCCCGACCGCGATCGGCCTGATCATCAGCCAGCTGATCGTGAAGGAGAACGACTTCAAGGACTCCGTGGCCCGCACGGTCGGCGGCATCGTGCCGATGGTCCCCGAGGGCCTCGTCCTCCTGACCTCCGTCGCCTTCGCGATCGGGGTGATCCGCCTCGGCCGCAAGCAGTGCCTGGTGCAGGAGCTGCCGGCCATCGAGGGCCTGGCCCGCGTCGACACCGTCTGCCTCGACAAGACCGGCACCCTCACCGAGGGCGGCATGGACGTCACGGAACTCCGCCCCCTCGACGGCGTCGACGAGGCGTACGTACGAAGGGTCCTCGGCGCACTCGGCGAAGCGGATCCCCGCCCGAACGCCTCCCTCCAGGCCGTCATCGACGCCTACCCGGACAGCGAGGACTGGCGCTGCACCGAGTCCCTGCCCTTCTCCTCGGCCCGCAAGTACAGCGGCGCGTCCTTCAGCGAGAGCGACGGCGAGTCCAGCACCTGGCTGCTCGGCGCCCCCGACGTCCTGCTCCCCGAGGACGCCCCGGCCCTCACCGCGACCGACCGGCTGAACGAGGAGGGGCTACGGGTGCTGCTGCTGGCCCGGGTGACCCGGGAGCTGGACGACCCGGAGGTGACCCGGGGCGCGCACCCCACCGCCCTCGTCGTCCTCGAACAGCGGCTGCGCCCCGACGCCGCCGACACCCTCCGCTACTTCGAGGAGCAGAGCGTACGGGCGAAGGTCATCTCCGGCGACAACGCGGTGTCGGTCGGCGCGGTGGCCGGAAAGCTGGGCCTCGCCGGAGAGGTCGTCGACGCCCGTCGGCTCCCCGCCGAACGCGACGGCATGGCGGAGGCCCTCGACTCCGGCACGGTCTTCGGCCGGGTCACCCCGCAGCAGAAGCGGGACATGGTCGGCGCGCTGCAGTCCCGCGGCCACACGGTCGCGATGACGGGCGACGGCGTGAACGACGTGCTGGCCCTCAAGGACGCCGACATCGGTGTGGCGATGGGCTCGGGCTCGGAGGCGACCAGGGCGGTGGCCCAGATCGTCCTTCTCAACAACAGCTTCGCGACGCTGCCGTCGGTGGTCGCGGAGGGCCGCCGGGTCATCGGCAACATCACCCGCGTCGCGACCCTCTTCCTGGTGAAGACGGTCTACTCGGTGCTCCTGGCCGTCCTGGTGGTCTGCTGGCAGGTGGAGTACCCCTTCCTCCCCCGCCACCTGACCCTGCTCTCGACCCTGACGATCGGCGTCCCGGCCTTCTTCCTCGCCCTGGCCCCCAACAAGGAGCGCGCGAGACCCCACTTCGTGCGGCGGGTGATGCGGTACGCGATCCCGGGCGGCGTGCTGGCGGCCGTGGCCACCTTCGCCACCTACCTGATCGCCCGCCACCACTACGCGGGCGAGGGCGCGTTGGAAGCCGAGACCAGCGTCGCGACCCTGACCCTCTTCCTGATCTCCATGTGGGTGCTGGCCATCATCGCCCGCCCTTACACCTGGTGGCGCCTGGGCCTGGTCGCCACGATGGGCGCCTGCTTCCTGGTGGTCCTCGCCGTGCCCTGGCTCCAGGACTTCTTCGCCCTGCGCCTGGTGGGTACGACGATGCCGTGGATCGCGGTCGCCATCGCGGCCGGGGCCGCGGCCGCCCTGGAGCTCCTGTGGAGGTGGGTGGACCGCCGCTTCCCTGCATAG
- a CDS encoding DUF2530 domain-containing protein — MAKWTPKHEAPAPLEGPIVPTIIGGTILWLVLFVVQLPFYGWYEDHGHAWWVWTCLAGGGLGFIGIYYVRRRDAAIKRDARRRARSDADADASADEADVTPVEPVE; from the coding sequence ATGGCGAAGTGGACCCCCAAGCACGAGGCACCGGCGCCCCTGGAGGGGCCCATCGTGCCGACCATCATCGGCGGCACGATCCTGTGGCTCGTCCTCTTCGTCGTCCAGCTCCCCTTCTACGGCTGGTACGAGGACCACGGGCACGCCTGGTGGGTGTGGACCTGTCTGGCGGGCGGCGGGCTCGGGTTCATCGGCATCTACTACGTGCGCAGACGGGACGCGGCGATCAAGAGAGACGCGCGGCGCAGGGCCAGGAGCGACGCCGACGCGGACGCGAGCGCCGACGAGGCCGATGTGACGCCGGTCGAGCCCGTCGAGTAG
- a CDS encoding ribbon-helix-helix protein, CopG family, with protein sequence MGTTVLSLRIDGELLERLRTHAAKRGMSVQDYVIGTLIRDDFDERFQTAVEETEKFYGVRETRMPLT encoded by the coding sequence ATGGGGACCACTGTGCTCAGCCTGCGGATAGACGGGGAGCTGCTCGAACGGCTCCGGACCCACGCGGCGAAAAGGGGAATGAGTGTCCAGGACTACGTGATCGGGACGCTCATCCGGGACGACTTCGACGAGCGGTTCCAGACCGCCGTCGAGGAGACGGAGAAGTTCTACGGGGTGCGAGAGACCCGGATGCCGCTCACGTAA
- a CDS encoding MarR family winged helix-turn-helix transcriptional regulator, with amino-acid sequence MPDLNHGDDEAAVNALRSAVMRLSRRLKHQRVDESLSPTEMSVLGTLARCGTATPGELARKEHVQPPSMTRIVALLESKGLVKLEPHPEDRRQKVVTQTERAEAMLEESRRKRNAFLATLVEGLDEDEWEKLRAAAPVLERLAHL; translated from the coding sequence ATGCCTGACCTGAACCATGGCGACGACGAGGCCGCTGTGAACGCCCTCCGTTCCGCCGTGATGCGCCTGTCCCGTCGGCTCAAGCACCAACGGGTCGACGAGTCGTTGAGCCCGACCGAGATGTCGGTGCTCGGCACACTCGCCCGTTGCGGCACCGCCACCCCCGGTGAGCTGGCCCGCAAGGAGCATGTGCAACCGCCGTCGATGACCCGGATCGTCGCCCTGCTGGAGAGCAAGGGGCTGGTGAAGCTGGAGCCGCACCCCGAGGACCGGCGGCAGAAGGTGGTCACCCAGACCGAGCGGGCCGAGGCGATGCTGGAGGAGAGCCGCCGCAAACGCAACGCGTTCCTCGCCACCCTCGTCGAGGGCCTCGACGAGGACGAATGGGAGAAGCTGCGCGCGGCAGCGCCCGTGCTGGAGAGGCTCGCGCATCTCTGA
- a CDS encoding MFS transporter: MFRSLRVRNYRLFFVGQVVSNIGTWMQRIAQDWLVLSLAGSSTAVGVTMALQFLPMLLFGLYGGVLVDRFPKRRLLFLTQTSMAVTGLALAALTLSGHVQVWHVYVAAFAVGMATVVDNPARQSFVSEMVGPDQLQNAVSLNSANFQSARLVGPAVAGVLITTVGTGWAFLFNGLSFVAPITGLLLMRTRDLNSVRRAPRAKGQLREGLRYVARRPELLWPIVLVGFVGTFGFNFPVWLSAYADDVFHGDAGSYSFFNTLMAVGSVAGALLAARRGTTRLRVLIGGALAFGLLEILAALAPAYWMFALLMVPIGMFGLTVNVTTNTAIQMNTDPAMRGRVMALYMMVFLGGTPLGAPIAGWATDAYGARAGFVAGGVVSTVAAVVVGLVLVRAGGLRLSVGWNRGHPRVRFVPKEQNEQQNEQQNEQQNEQQNEQQNEEPNEQQNEEPNEGKGDGKHEGKREEQAVSVTTAA; the protein is encoded by the coding sequence ATGTTCCGGTCGCTGCGGGTTCGGAACTACCGACTGTTCTTCGTCGGGCAGGTGGTGTCGAACATCGGCACGTGGATGCAGCGGATCGCGCAGGACTGGCTGGTGCTGAGCCTGGCGGGATCCTCGACGGCCGTCGGGGTGACGATGGCGCTGCAGTTCCTGCCGATGCTGCTGTTCGGGCTCTACGGCGGGGTGCTGGTCGACCGGTTCCCCAAGCGGCGGCTGCTGTTCCTGACGCAGACGTCGATGGCGGTGACGGGACTGGCGCTCGCCGCGCTGACGCTCTCCGGACACGTCCAGGTGTGGCACGTGTATGTGGCCGCCTTCGCCGTGGGCATGGCCACCGTGGTCGACAACCCGGCCCGGCAGTCGTTCGTGTCGGAGATGGTCGGCCCTGACCAGCTGCAGAACGCGGTCAGCCTCAACTCCGCGAACTTCCAGTCGGCCCGTCTGGTCGGCCCCGCGGTCGCCGGTGTGCTGATCACCACCGTCGGCACGGGCTGGGCCTTCCTCTTCAACGGCCTCTCCTTCGTCGCCCCCATCACCGGCCTGCTGCTGATGCGGACCCGCGACCTGAACTCCGTCCGCCGCGCTCCCCGCGCCAAGGGCCAGCTCCGCGAGGGCCTGCGCTATGTGGCCCGCCGCCCCGAACTGCTCTGGCCCATCGTCCTCGTCGGTTTCGTCGGCACCTTCGGCTTCAACTTCCCCGTCTGGCTGTCGGCGTACGCGGACGACGTGTTCCACGGGGACGCCGGCTCGTACAGCTTCTTCAACACGCTCATGGCGGTCGGCTCCGTCGCCGGCGCCCTGCTCGCGGCCCGCCGGGGCACCACCCGGCTGCGGGTGCTGATCGGGGGCGCGCTCGCCTTCGGCCTGCTGGAGATCCTGGCCGCGCTGGCACCGGCGTACTGGATGTTCGCCCTGCTCATGGTGCCGATAGGGATGTTCGGCCTGACGGTGAACGTCACCACCAACACGGCCATCCAGATGAACACGGACCCCGCGATGCGCGGCCGTGTCATGGCCCTCTACATGATGGTCTTCCTCGGCGGCACCCCGCTGGGCGCGCCGATCGCCGGCTGGGCCACCGACGCGTACGGCGCCCGCGCGGGCTTCGTCGCCGGTGGCGTCGTCTCCACGGTCGCCGCGGTCGTCGTGGGTCTGGTCCTCGTCCGGGCCGGCGGACTGCGGCTGTCGGTGGGGTGGAACCGGGGGCATCCACGGGTGCGGTTCGTACCCAAGGAGCAGAACGAGCAGCAGAACGAGCAGCAGAACGAGCAGCAGAACGAGCAGCAGAACGAGCAGCAGAACGAGGAGCCGAACGAGCAGCAGAACGAGGAGCCGAACGAGGGGAAGGGCGACGGGAAGCACGAGGGGAAGCGCGAGGAGCAGGCGGTTTCCGTGACGACCGCGGCCTAG
- the thpR gene encoding RNA 2',3'-cyclic phosphodiesterase: MRLFAAVLPPADVVDELGLLIGELKGLAGADGLRWTEPPGWHFTLAFYGEVDEDVVPELSRRLERAARRSEPFPLAVRGGGQFGHGRALWAGAEGDLGALRLLADRAEAAARKAGLPMGEHRRYTPHLTVARSREDYDVGPYVAALDAFAGRTWTVSDLALVRSDLPKSGVPGEQPRYEAVGRWALGD; this comes from the coding sequence GTGCGGCTGTTCGCCGCGGTGTTGCCGCCCGCCGATGTCGTCGATGAACTCGGCCTGCTGATCGGGGAGTTGAAGGGCCTGGCCGGTGCGGACGGGTTGCGCTGGACCGAGCCGCCCGGCTGGCACTTCACGCTCGCCTTCTACGGAGAGGTCGACGAGGACGTCGTACCCGAACTGTCGCGGCGTCTGGAGCGGGCCGCGCGGCGGAGCGAGCCGTTTCCGCTGGCGGTGCGCGGCGGCGGCCAGTTCGGGCACGGCCGGGCGCTGTGGGCGGGGGCCGAGGGGGACCTCGGTGCCCTGCGGCTGCTGGCCGACCGGGCGGAGGCTGCGGCGCGCAAGGCCGGGCTGCCGATGGGGGAGCACCGCCGGTACACGCCCCATCTGACGGTGGCCCGCAGCCGGGAGGACTACGACGTAGGGCCGTACGTCGCCGCGCTCGACGCCTTCGCCGGGCGTACGTGGACGGTGTCCGACCTCGCGTTGGTGCGCAGCGATCTGCCGAAGTCCGGGGTGCCGGGGGAGCAGCCGCGGTACGAGGCGGTCGGGCGATGGGCGCTGGGGGACTGA